Proteins co-encoded in one Burkholderia ambifaria AMMD genomic window:
- the lpdA gene encoding dihydrolipoyl dehydrogenase: MSLIEVKVPDIGDFSGVDVIEVNVKPGDVIEKEQTLITLESDKASMEVPSDVAGTVKEVKVKAGEKVSQGTIIAIVEAAATDAAPVKAPEPAKPAAAAPAPAAAAPAAAPQAGSYSGTADIECDMLVLGAGPGGYSAAFRSADLGMKTVLVERYSTLGGVCLNVGCIPSKALLHTALVIDEAAALASHGITFGKPEVDLDKLRDFKGGVVKKLTTGLAGMAKARKVEVVTGVGAFVDPYHMEVQGENGKKVVKFKQAIIAAGSQAVKLPFMPEDPRVVDSTGALELRQLPKRMLVIGGGIIGLEMATVYATLGAEIDVVEMMDGLMMGADRDLVKVWEKYNAKRFGNVMLKTKTVGAEAKEDGIYVKFEGEKAPAEAQRYDLVLVAVGRSPNGKTIGADKAGVAVTDRGFIDVDKQMRTNVPHIFAIGDVVGQPMLAHKAVHEGHVAAEAAHGEKAYFDALQIPSVAYTDPEVAWAGKTEDQCKAEGIKYGKAVFPWAASGRAIANGRDEGFTKLIFDEETHRVIGGGIVGLNAGDLISEVCLAVEMGADAEDIGKTIHPHPTLGESIGMAAELYEGVCTDLPPQRKK, from the coding sequence ATGAGTCTCATCGAAGTCAAAGTTCCGGATATCGGCGATTTCAGCGGCGTCGATGTCATCGAAGTCAACGTGAAACCCGGCGACGTGATCGAAAAAGAGCAAACGCTCATCACGCTCGAATCCGATAAAGCCTCCATGGAAGTGCCCAGCGACGTCGCCGGCACCGTCAAGGAAGTCAAGGTCAAAGCCGGCGAGAAAGTCTCGCAAGGCACCATCATCGCCATCGTCGAAGCAGCAGCAACCGACGCCGCACCCGTGAAAGCTCCGGAACCGGCCAAGCCGGCAGCCGCTGCGCCGGCACCGGCCGCAGCCGCTCCCGCAGCCGCGCCGCAAGCCGGCAGCTACAGCGGCACCGCCGACATCGAGTGCGACATGCTCGTGCTCGGCGCCGGCCCCGGCGGCTATTCGGCCGCGTTCCGCTCGGCCGACCTCGGCATGAAGACGGTGCTGGTCGAACGCTATTCGACGCTCGGCGGCGTGTGCCTGAACGTCGGTTGCATCCCGTCGAAGGCACTGCTGCACACGGCGCTCGTCATCGACGAAGCCGCGGCGCTCGCGTCGCACGGCATCACGTTCGGCAAGCCGGAAGTCGATCTCGACAAGCTGCGCGACTTCAAGGGCGGCGTCGTCAAGAAACTGACGACGGGCCTCGCCGGCATGGCGAAGGCGCGCAAGGTCGAAGTCGTCACCGGCGTCGGCGCATTCGTCGATCCGTATCACATGGAAGTGCAGGGCGAAAACGGCAAGAAGGTCGTCAAGTTCAAGCAGGCAATCATCGCCGCGGGCTCGCAAGCGGTGAAGCTGCCGTTCATGCCGGAAGACCCGCGCGTCGTCGATTCGACGGGCGCACTGGAACTGCGCCAACTGCCGAAGCGGATGCTGGTGATCGGCGGCGGCATCATCGGCCTCGAAATGGCCACGGTGTACGCAACGCTCGGCGCCGAGATCGACGTGGTCGAAATGATGGACGGCCTGATGATGGGCGCGGACCGCGATCTCGTGAAGGTCTGGGAAAAGTACAACGCGAAGCGCTTCGGCAACGTGATGCTGAAGACCAAGACGGTCGGCGCGGAAGCGAAGGAAGACGGCATCTACGTGAAGTTCGAGGGCGAGAAGGCGCCGGCGGAAGCGCAGCGCTACGACCTCGTGCTCGTCGCGGTGGGCCGCAGCCCGAACGGCAAGACGATCGGCGCCGACAAGGCGGGCGTGGCCGTCACCGACCGCGGCTTCATCGACGTCGACAAGCAGATGCGCACGAACGTCCCGCACATCTTCGCGATCGGCGACGTCGTCGGCCAGCCGATGCTCGCGCACAAGGCCGTGCACGAAGGGCACGTCGCAGCGGAAGCCGCGCACGGCGAGAAGGCATACTTCGACGCGCTGCAGATCCCGTCGGTGGCCTATACCGATCCGGAAGTGGCGTGGGCCGGCAAGACGGAAGACCAGTGCAAGGCCGAAGGCATCAAGTACGGCAAGGCGGTGTTCCCGTGGGCCGCATCGGGCCGCGCGATCGCGAACGGCCGCGACGAAGGCTTCACGAAGCTGATCTTCGACGAGGAAACCCATCGCGTGATCGGCGGCGGCATCGTCGGCCTGAACGCGGGCGACCTAATCAGCGAAGTATGTCTCGCCGTCGAGATGGGCGCGGACGCGGAAGACATCGGCAAGACGATCCATCCGCACCCGACGCTCGGCGAATCGATCGGCATGGCCGCCGAACTGTACGAAGGCGTGTGTACGGACCTGCCGCCGCAACGCAAGAAGTAA
- the aceF gene encoding dihydrolipoyllysine-residue acetyltransferase: MSQAIEVKVPDIGDYKDVPVIEVLVKAGDTVEPEQSLVTLESDKATMDVPSPAGGTVKEVKVKVGDSVSEGSLIILLEGGAAAQVNGAAAPAAAPAPAAAPAPAAPAAAAPAAAPAASGGTLEVKVPDIGDYKDVPVIEIGVKVGDTVEKEQSLVTLESDKATMDVPSPAAGVVKEIKVKVGDSVSEGTLIVLLDAAGAPAAAAPQASAPAPAPAAPAPAAAPAPAKAAPAPAAAAPAAAPSGEYRASHASPSVRKFARELGVEVARVQGSGPKGRITKEDITGFVKGVMTGQRAAPAAAAAPAGGGELNLLPWPKVDFSKFGPFEAKPLSRIKKISGANLHRNWVMIPHVTNNDEADITELEALRVQLNKEHEKAGVKFTMLAFVIKAVVAALKKFPTFNASLDGDNLVFKQYYHVGFAADTPNGLVVPVIRDADKKGLVDIAKEMAELSKAARDGKLKPDQMQGGCFSISSLGGIGGTNFTPIINAPEVAILGLSRGQMKPVWDGKQFVPRLTLPLSLSYDHRVIDGAEAARFNAYLGALLGDFRRIIL; encoded by the coding sequence ATGAGTCAAGCGATCGAAGTGAAGGTGCCGGATATCGGCGATTACAAGGACGTGCCCGTCATCGAGGTGCTGGTGAAGGCGGGTGACACGGTCGAGCCCGAGCAGTCGCTCGTCACGCTCGAGTCGGACAAGGCGACGATGGACGTGCCGAGCCCGGCTGGCGGCACGGTCAAGGAAGTGAAGGTCAAGGTGGGCGATTCCGTGTCGGAAGGCTCGCTGATCATCCTGCTCGAAGGCGGCGCCGCGGCGCAGGTGAACGGCGCGGCAGCGCCGGCGGCGGCCCCGGCTCCGGCGGCAGCCCCGGCACCGGCAGCACCGGCCGCAGCGGCACCGGCCGCCGCGCCGGCAGCGTCGGGCGGCACGCTCGAGGTGAAGGTACCCGACATCGGCGACTACAAGGATGTCCCGGTGATCGAGATCGGCGTGAAGGTCGGCGACACGGTCGAGAAGGAGCAGTCGCTCGTCACGCTCGAGTCGGACAAGGCGACGATGGACGTGCCGAGCCCGGCCGCCGGCGTCGTGAAGGAAATCAAGGTCAAGGTGGGCGATTCGGTGTCGGAAGGCACGCTGATCGTGCTGCTCGACGCCGCCGGCGCACCGGCTGCCGCCGCGCCGCAGGCGAGCGCACCGGCTCCGGCTCCGGCCGCGCCGGCACCTGCCGCAGCACCGGCACCCGCGAAGGCCGCGCCGGCACCGGCCGCAGCTGCACCGGCCGCCGCACCGTCGGGCGAGTATCGTGCAAGCCACGCGTCGCCGTCGGTGCGCAAGTTCGCGCGCGAACTCGGCGTCGAAGTCGCACGCGTGCAGGGTAGCGGTCCGAAGGGCCGCATCACCAAGGAAGACATCACGGGCTTCGTGAAGGGCGTGATGACGGGCCAGCGCGCGGCACCGGCTGCTGCAGCCGCGCCGGCAGGCGGCGGCGAGCTGAACCTGCTGCCGTGGCCGAAGGTCGACTTCTCGAAGTTCGGCCCGTTCGAAGCGAAGCCGCTGTCGCGCATCAAGAAGATCTCCGGCGCGAACCTGCATCGCAACTGGGTGATGATCCCGCACGTCACGAACAACGACGAAGCGGACATCACCGAGCTCGAAGCGCTGCGCGTCCAGCTGAACAAGGAGCACGAGAAGGCGGGCGTGAAGTTCACGATGCTCGCGTTCGTGATCAAGGCGGTCGTCGCCGCGCTGAAGAAGTTCCCGACCTTCAACGCGAGCCTCGACGGCGACAACCTGGTGTTCAAGCAGTACTACCACGTCGGTTTCGCTGCCGATACGCCGAACGGCCTCGTCGTGCCGGTGATCCGCGATGCGGACAAGAAGGGCCTCGTCGACATCGCGAAGGAAATGGCCGAGCTGTCGAAGGCCGCGCGCGACGGCAAGCTGAAGCCGGACCAGATGCAAGGCGGCTGCTTCTCGATCTCGTCGCTCGGCGGGATCGGCGGCACCAACTTCACGCCGATCATCAACGCGCCGGAAGTCGCGATCCTCGGCTTGTCGCGCGGGCAGATGAAGCCGGTGTGGGACGGCAAGCAGTTCGTGCCGCGTCTGACGCTGCCGCTGTCGCTGTCGTATGACCATCGCGTGATCGATGGCGCGGAAGCCGCGCGGTTCAATGCGTATCTCGGAGCGTTGCTCGGGGATTTCCGTCGCATCATTCTTTGA